From the genome of Candidatus Hydrogenedentota bacterium:
AATGAAGCCAACAAGATCCCGCCAACGGGATTTTTCTTAGCCGGGGATCGGGGAGTTCGTTGAGGTGTTCGGACTACGCGCCCCGGATGGAAAATTCCTGTTCAAGCCAGCCTTCGCCGTCCTTGACGCGGATTTTGAGAGTGTGATCGCCGGAAGGTATCACTTTGTCCGAGGCGTCATCTTCGGTTCCGAGCAGATACGGCGGCCCCGGCATGCGATTCACGAGTTGGCCGTCGAGCCATGTCTCCATTTCGCCCAATGCTGTTCCGTCAACCCATACCCGCAGGCGCTCCCATCCGTGATAACCGGGAAGTTCCGAAGGGGGGGTGATTGAGATACGTTTGCTGCGCAACGGACGCAGGCGGGCGTCCTCGTCCCACCATCGCCGGATCGCGCTTGAACTCGACAACAGACGCATCGTCCGCTGGTGCATGGGTGCGCCCATGACGCGCGCGTCCGCCTGATAAATGTACAATCCCGGCGCGCCCGCTTCATATAACCGCATCACGCGCCAGAGAAACGGCCCCGGCATCGGAAGGCCCCATCCCAGACCGTCCATGCACGGCAACACTTGGCAAGGGGTTCCCTCGACGGCGGCGAGATAAGGCGCCGCGTCAATATCGAGTTGCTTGCCTTGGATATTGCTTGGGCACAGGTAATCCACCCATGGTGCGGAACCATCCGGTGGACGCGCCCACGTGCGGTAGTCGAACAATTCGCTCCGCCGAACGCCGGTCCCGGGAAAGCGCGCCAAGACCGGAACATGCACGCCGCGAGCCTGCCCGAATTCCTCCGTGATCGCGTGGAGCGCCTGCAGAAACGTGTTGCACGTTTCGACGGCGTCAATGGTTTCCGGATACCGGCAGAAGTCTATCGAAACGCCCATGGCGCCGAGTTCGAGCGACTCGCGATAGAGCGACAAGGCATACTCGCGCACTTCCGGCGCCTCGAAACGCAAGGCCGATCCACGTATCCATTCCGGATGGTTTTTCGAGAAATCCCCCTGCAGCGGCGATCCGGGATAGCAATTGCTGGCGCCGAAGTTGGCGTGCCATTGCAGGCCGAGATCGCGCGCATAACGCACCTCCGTCGAAACCGTCGTCGTGAACTGCTGCATCCGGCCGACATTGTCCGTCTTCGGTTGTGACACTTCGCCGATGGGGTCGCCGATGGTCGAGTAGATCAGGCGATCCGTCAGGTCGGTTTCATAGACGGATTTCATGCCGAAACGCCCAAGTTGCGTATCCACAAGGGGTATGCCTGCCTGTTTGTAGGCCAGGAGCGGCTCGCGGTGCTGAAGGTTCTCGTGAATATCCTCGACGAACGCCCATGAGTACGGCTCCCAGTATCCGGCGATTCGCTTGTCCGCGACGCCGACATACGGTTCATCCATCTTTGCGGCGAGTTCGCCGGACAACGGCACGAACTTGATGTAATCCATGGCGCCGGGCGTGTAGCCCGTATAGTGATGCGGCTGCCGCATGACAACCCCCTGATGTTCCATGCGTGTCCATCGCCACAGAATTTCCTCGGCGGGAAACCGCGAGGCAAGCGAGTCGTAGCGTTCGTCTCCCGTCAGGCGCACCTTCATGCCGCACGACGCCGGCGTGCACACGAAGATCGCGTAATGCCCTTTCAATCCCGGCATGAACGACAGTTGCGGCAACGGCATGCCGGATGGCGAGGCGCCGTACAGCGCCCGGCCGCCGGAAATGGCGCTGTCCGGTTTATCCGGCGCGCCATAGACCCACTTGCCTTCGGGACGCGATCCATCGGCGACCACGAAATCTTTCTGCAGGACACCCATCCAGTCTTCCATGTAGACCACATCCGAATTGTCCGCAAGAATCCGCGAGCGAAGCAGTTCCTTCGGATTTGTTCCCTCCAATACAATCCGCAGGTCAATGTCTACTTTGCCGTCAATCTGTGCGTCCGGATAGGGGTTGAACACGAGGGTCCGGCGAAGCCCCGCCGCGCGCCGTTCGACTATCCGGCCCTGAATCCATTCCTTCCATTCTTCGCCCGAGACCAGTTCAAGCCCTGTTTCGGACAGAAGCGGCATCACTTTAGCCGGCCGCCAGTCGCCGGCATCCGGCGGGGACCATGTGCAAACAAGGGAGGCCGCGTCCGGCGCATCCGCGGGAACCGCATACACGATGTGAATAAAGCGGGTCACGGGATCCACGGAAACGTCCGCCTCCTGGGCAAGGGCGGATCCAAACATAAGAACGACAAAAAAGATCGCCTTCAAATTTTGGAAACACATGACCGATTTCCTCCTTGAAATGCCGGGCCATTTGATGGACACCGGCGTCCAGCGTTTTACGCCGTAACCGTTTCATTTCATCTGTTCCCGGTAAATTTGCAAAGTCATTTCGGCGGTTCGATTCCATGTGAATCCTTGTGCGCGGGCCTGTCCAGACAGGATCAGGCGGTTTCTGAGCGATTCGTCGGTGGCGGCATCGAACAGGGCGGCCGACAAGGCTTCAACATCGTCCGGATCAACCAATAGACCCGCATCCGCCACAACTTCGGGAAGACTCGAACGGTTCGACACGACAACGGGCGTTCCGCAGGCCATGGCTTCGAGCGGCGGCAACCCGAATCCCTCGAACAGGCTTGGCCATGCCAACACGCGCGCAGCCGAATACAACGCGGGTAAATCGTCGTTCGCGATAAAGCCGGGAAAATGGATGCGCCGCGGATGAAGCGATGCGGCGGCCGCCGCGCGGATCGGCCCGGTTTTCCAGCCGTCCCGTCCGGCCAAGACAAGGTCGTATGGGCACGCATCCGCAATGCGATCCCACGCGGCAATCAGGCGGACCAGATTCTTGCGCGGCTCCATCGTGCCGGCATAAAGAATGAACTGATCCGGCAGGCGATACCATGTCCGCGCCGTAGCCTGCTGTTCAGACGAAACGGGGCGAAACTCATCGCCCACCCCCAAGGGCACGATCGCCATATTTTCTTCGCCCAAGCCCAGAAAGGCGCGGCAATCGTCGGCGGTCGCTTGTGAATCCACGATGATCGCGTTGGCGTGGCGGGCGCTCCATCGTGTGGCGAACCGGTAATAGGCGGCCCGGTTGCGGCGGAACCATTCGGGATGGTGGAAATACGTCAGGTCGTGGATGGTCAATACGGTCCTGCCCGGCGGAAAAAGCGGGCCTATATTGGCGGGATAGTGGACCAAATCCGCGCCAAACCTCCGCGCATGCGAATGCACAAGGATTTGATCGACATATACGCGCGCCAGCGGATTGCCTGCCTCGACCTGTTCGAAAAAGTCGGGCAGGCTGGCCGGCGGCAACGGCACATGCCGGGGCCACAGCACGCGCAGTTCGACGTCCTTAGCGCGGCCCGGCAGTCTGCGCGCCAGTTCGGCCACG
Proteins encoded in this window:
- a CDS encoding glycosyltransferase family 1 protein, with protein sequence MRVLLNALQAGNRSGTGRYVAELARRLPGRAKDVELRVLWPRHVPLPPASLPDFFEQVEAGNPLARVYVDQILVHSHARRFGADLVHYPANIGPLFPPGRTVLTIHDLTYFHHPEWFRRNRAAYYRFATRWSARHANAIIVDSQATADDCRAFLGLGEENMAIVPLGVGDEFRPVSSEQQATARTWYRLPDQFILYAGTMEPRKNLVRLIAAWDRIADACPYDLVLAGRDGWKTGPIRAAAAASLHPRRIHFPGFIANDDLPALYSAARVLAWPSLFEGFGLPPLEAMACGTPVVVSNRSSLPEVVADAGLLVDPDDVEALSAALFDAATDESLRNRLILSGQARAQGFTWNRTAEMTLQIYREQMK